The DNA segment ACAGTCCATGTCTGGATTCCTACAGAGTTTTGGATACAAATAAGTCGGGATGACTAATAACTCGGCAGTTTTCCCTTTTTATCCTTGTTGAAAGGAGTAAAGGCCGACTTCAGCATTATTCTTggcagttaaaataaatttagtctATGGGAAACctgagctttttttgtttttgtttttgggaatATGTACTACAGTGATTTggttacaaaaatataaatgacgCCGAAGGAAAAGTATCCGTTTAGTTCAAATCATGACGACTGAATGACTCGATGTGCGACAAAGAAAAAGCTCATTCTTGCCTTTTTAGGAAATGTTTGGCAATGTAGCTTAAAGGGCAACTAAAACGGTAAACATTCGGTGTAAAACGCagctgatgaaatgtttttgatttattaatcaGCTCAGATCAAAGTTTTCTCTGATGATAATTATAAAGGAAAAGCTCTTGAATCTTATCAGacgtgaaaagaaaaaaaaaaaaggttcaccTGCAAACTCAGatgaatttaagacaaaacACAGGCGTCCGGGTTGGCGGGGTCTCGGGTCTGGCTGCCGTCAGctggacatttttctttgttctctgAATCGTGAGGCAGGTCTCCGTCCCCGGGGAAGGTCCGGTCCTGCTCCGGAGTCTCGGCAGACGCGTCCTCGTAGGCACTTTTGTCTGAGTCGTTCCTGTCAGGAGACGGATCCCGCCCGTCCTGGTTGTGGTTTCCGTACGGCCTCTGGAGAACGCCGTTGGTGGAGATGAGGCCGTCCAGCGCTAGAGACGGCAGCTGGGCCCGGAGCTGATTGACCATCCGTCGCGGTTTTGTGAGAACGCCCCCTGCTGCTCGTCCCCCTTCCTCTGGACCCGCCACCCCGCCATTGACAAGCTTGGTGCTGCAAGGTTCGCACAGCAGGGAGTCTTTCTCTTCTTTATGGTGGCTGGTTGCTTCCTGAAAAGAGGAGAAATTACTCTGGTAAGTAGCTGTCActtcaatgtatattttaatgttcaTAAATCTTaagttctttgtaaaaaaaattgccgTTCAAAGAAGGTAAAGTTGAGAATTTACTAATTGTGTACATATGAATGAAAAAGGTGTGTAAAAAGTCTTTCACTTAGTCAAatcaagtcaaagtttatttctaCAGCACATTTACAACCTCCGCTGACTAAAATGCTTCATAATAATTGCAGcaaaataagacataaaattaagtttgattaaaaaaaaataacagggtTCCCCCCAAtctattataagcctggcaggctaccagacaaaaaaagtcatttattgtaataatgtaTCTATCAGTGGAGAGGATGGTCTAGTTGTCATATCCATTTATTCATGCATTCAATAATATTTACAATACTTCAGTGCCTCTTCCTAATTGTGGTTGGAAAAAGCTCTGAGAATATCCACTGTacaaaatctttattaaaaaacCTGTTTGCTTACATATATAATATTATCCTATTtttatgcatgtaaatattcaaAGCCGTTATCTGTCAATGCAGTACTTCTCCGACTTCACACCAAGTTCTCCTTTCAGTTCCTGTTTTACCTCTCTTAATCTCTCCACCTCCTTCATCAGAGAGCAAACCAGGCTCTCCAGtttcctcttctcctctctctcgCGTTCCAGCGCCTACAAATAAAGAGAAACCAGTGTATCGAGGCAACGCACGGCTTGTTTCAACACAGTCAGGACCCAAAAGCCTCGACTTTACCAAGCTGGCCTGTCCAGCTTCCCTCTGGGCTTCGGCCAGCAGCTCCTCTACGCCCTCCAGAGAGTCCTGCAGGACGTCCACCTGGAACAACAGAGCCTCTCGCTCGACCTCCAGCCCACGCAGCTCCTGGACCGCCTCGTCGTAGCCGGCCTGCAGCTCCAactgcgcgcacacacacacacacacacacgcacgcacacacacacacacacacacacacacacagcaatcACAAATCAGTACGGGCGAATTCAGCAGTCCGAGGTAGAGCGACGGCTCATCAAGCTCTCCGAGGAGGAGACCAACCCTATGAGGAAGGCCTTATGCTGCTCCATATgttcagaaatatgtttttagaatCACTCCGGGTTTTTAACTCGTTAATTACTTAAAGCggctttcatttttcttaagACAGGAGGAAAAAGAGTCACCATATCTGGGAGTCCCATGAAGAGGTCCTGGTCGGACTGCTGAAAGAAACAGATGCAGGATATTTGTTAGTTTACAGAACATGTTCACACAGattaggaaaaaagaaatcagctgTATAAACAGGCCTGTAGCGATAACAAAttttttgctggacaataaattgtcccaggaattattgagataaacaacaatattgctGTTTAGAGAATATCTTCAAATATGAATTGATAATGACACAGTAATGCAACCaagaagcatttttgtttttaatacttgaactggaggacattttaaatatccaaagtaaaccataaataaaatgagttattaagtctctataaacaaaattccctttcaaaaaatattaatcatcagaatggaaattattgaactCGTTTTAATCTACCATGCATTAATtctttattcatatattgtctGTTGTGAGGGATTTATCCCCAACaggtgctgttttttttttttttttgtacttcctatattctaatttatctgGTAAATGTATTGCTTTTGTTTGGAGGAAGTaacttgctttatttaatattttgttttaatcattctCTCTTCTCTTTGAGGTCACCTGGTCATGCGTTGCCATGGAAGCGCGCCCATGAGCAGCGCTGACAAGGACCTGGTGTTTTCAATCAGCCTCACTGGGAAAATCCATTGTTTGAGAGGGAGGGGAGATgtttttttggatttgtttgggctcggattgtttttgttttagttgtgaaGTTGTTAGTtgtaattatgtaaatatttttctaggAATATAGTTtagcacaaatgttttttctatcTGGTAATGTAAATCTTGTCTCCACCCCTTATTTAGTCCTGGTCGGAGCCAATGCTTTAAAAGCCAGGTGGTTTAAGTCAGAGAGAGACTCTCCCTCCTGTTTGAATGCATGTCATGCTGtgaactggaatgaaatgtttgaagaactgcatagaggggaaaaaaataataaaaaatcagacCCCTACAATTTCTGGAATCTGTCTGATTTTTCATCTGTCAAACCAACTCTGgactaaaacataaacacacagaagtAGGAATGCACCGATTGCTGTTTTCTGGCCGATTAGCGAAAAACAAGAGTTAGTTACATTCCTGAAGTGCCGATcccattctttttatttatttattttttttgtctaaaatgttgctaaatgtagcaagaaagttgATGAGTTGCCAACAGTGAgatgactattgttaactgcaaacatatAGACCTGATCTGGTGGGCCAGTCTGCTACTCAAacctctctcacagcagagcagaagatgATAATGGTTGATTTAAATATCTTTGCCGAGGTAGATAAAAATCGGTGgttaagatcagcttcacatgtaaaaatcagCTGAtgaccgatctcccaaaattaggGAAATCTGCACCGATAAATCGGTGGATCCCTACAGAGAAGCTCTGGATAGCAGAATGAGTTGCATGGTGGCAGAGTGAGAGGATAAAAGCTTTGTTTtctacctcctcctcctcctgactctCAGTGACTCCCTCCGCTTCACTCAACAATCAACTACTAGTTATTACAGTGCAAAAATTAGTTATTACAAATGACATTTTGCAACGTACTTGGTGGTATAAGGTTGGGAAGCCAATGGACGCCACATGTTTGGAGATATTCCTGTACAGAAAGTTGATGAGCTCTGCAAAATATGTCCCTCACTGTCAGCTGTCCCTATGTGACTATATGTGGCTTACCACCTTGTGGCTTAGTTGTTCTCAATCACTTCCACTTTGCTTTATACCACTAACACTTTACTGCAGAACAGGGGTGGCAAAGTTCAACCCTCAGGAGGAACTATCCTGCAAATTTTAGATGCGTCCTTTCTCCAACACAACATTCATTAAATGGCTGATTTCCCTCATCAGGATGTCAGTCAATTCCTGTAATAAgccatttatttgatttgtgagAATTTTACACAGCAAGGAAACTTGCAGACTGGACTTCACTGAGCTCCTAAATGCAACGCAAATCTAATATGCCAGTGGGTAAAGAAGTGACTAAAACGCTTGAACTCAAGGACTTAGATTAATGTGTATCTCAATCTTGCTCCTCAAGGCCCACTGTCCTACGTGTTttggtgtttccctgctgccacAGGGTTGAGAATCATTGCTTTAGACCAAAagcatcaaactcattttttattttgggacaCATTAAAGATCAAAGGGCCAGTTGTggcaaaatatattaataaaactacacaataaactgttaaaatatcattaATAGACGACTCTGAATTCAATCTGTACTTCTGTAAGCTAAGGAATATTGAGCGTCCTTTCACATTATTATAATTTGACtgaatacagataaaaactcATTTGATTTCactggtaaaataataataatatgcagGCACACAGTTGTTTTCTTGAGAGCTCTGTATGTGTctagggccacataaaaagctatggtgGGCCGGATTCGGCCCCccgaccttgagtttgacacacgtGCTTTACACAATACAGCCTTAATGATGCTTTGAATTATTTATAgacagtaaataatttaaataaatatattcaacaCCGATTTCTTTTTATAGAAATACAACTTAAAAGTCGTTTTGAACCTGTAACTATTTGGATATTTCTAGAAGATGCTAACATTGCAGAAAGGGATTAAATATTGCTTAAAAGTAGGTTACAACGTGTCAAAACAGTGCTGACGCTCCGTAATTTTAATCCTAGTGTTGCAATGATAAAGATAACAAATAGCGGGTGGAGGTCACCATGGCAGCGCATTAATCTCCCACCTGGCTGTCGGTCCTCTTCCTCAGGGTTCCTGTCCTGCTGTCGCTCCGGGGCAGCCGTCTGGAGGAGCTCTCcgtctgaaagaaaaacaagagttaGCATCACAATCAGCCTCAACCAAAACACAACAGGCTAAATCAGCTAGTAATGGGGAAGTGACTCGCAGCTACAGGCCAGAATCAAACACTATATTTCATTTAGCTAGCTGCTGTTTTATCACACAGTCTAATAAGCACGTAATGCTCAGCTTGTCgtattttattgtgttaatCGGTTGTAACCGTAGCACTGAACAGAGGCTTTAGCCCTGGCATTGAACATTAACGACGTCTCCGTGATTTTTCACCTCACCTCCTTTATGATGCTCCGCAGGGACTCATCCTCGCTCATTCCCCGAGAAACAGTCCGCTTCCTCGGAGAACCACTGCTGTCCAGCTCGGCcgagtgcatttttttttcacgcTTTATATcgagtttttctttatataagAGACGCCCACGGTTCTGCTGGCGCTGGTCAGGACTGTTGTGAAGCGTTAGGTTTCTACGCAGCAGCAGCGCAGCGACGCCCAGGCTGTTGACTACAGGAAGCCGCAGGGACCAAACAGTTTAAAACGCCACGCCTCCTCTAATGCTTCACGATTGAGGGTTTAAAGTTTGGCTTTGTTTTATAGTTCAAGCGAGCACATGACGAGCTGAAGTAAATTATTGCCTAAGTTTACCACTTGTAAGTTGAGTTCGACGCcttaaatctgctttaaataactaaaaattttctatatttatgacattttgtcCAACAAGAAACTACTACACTGTTTCACATCAGATACGTGAAACACTGTCTCTGATGTGTTTCACGTCTTTTCTTTGTATTAGTTTATTTGACTAAGGTCTTACAGCTAATTCAACTAGTACCATAGTCATTAAAGCGGGTTTTGGTATTTTGGCAGCGAGAGAAATtaggaagaaagtaaaacatAGCTTGATTTACTGTACCTCTTCAGTCTTCTTCCAGACCTTTATTTCCAGCATAAATGCAAAGAAAGTTAATCACATTTCTCTGAAACAGTTATCACAGTTTCTTGTGcatcacactttttcctttcactcaagtttgtgtttctctgtgagTATCCAGCTTCGCAATGATCTTCTGTGGCAGACTCTTCAGTAGCTGTCTGGTGAAATATGTCAAGGCAGCAGTCCTCCTTATAACTCTAAAAGCTGTAACTTAATATTTCTGTATCGAATATgcattttctattgtttttgtgatgtttaaatgttctgaaaagAGGGATTCtgttttaatcataattaaaaTGCGTGAAATATTTCCTTCTGAGAGTAATGTTTCTATATCATGCATGAATATAACgtttttaactaaaaaactaaaattcactttttggtGATACTCTAATGTATATTTATTCTGAAAGCAGTGAACACGAAGCCGTAGGAACTGCAGCTGTAGCTGTCATTTTGAACCAGCAGGTGTCAGTGTTGAGTCAGTAATGCGGCACaggtaaaatgtttctggaataaaaaattttaccaaaacagCCGCAGACACCAAGATATAAACAATTAGAATACTAAACATGTTTCTCTGACCAAAGTCATTTTCACAAGGTTGGGTGTAATAGAAATCTATAATAATTTGGAgctgaaaaactattttttatt comes from the Gambusia affinis linkage group LG07, SWU_Gaff_1.0, whole genome shotgun sequence genome and includes:
- the si:ch1073-456m8.1 gene encoding leucine-rich repeat flightless-interacting protein 2 isoform X2, which gives rise to MHSAELDSSGSPRKRTVSRGMSEDESLRSIIKETESSSRRLPRSDSRTGTLRKRTDSQSDQDLFMGLPDMLELQAGYDEAVQELRGLEVEREALLFQVDVLQDSLEGVEELLAEAQREAGQASLALEREREEKRKLESLVCSLMKEVERLREEATSHHKEEKDSLLCEPCSTKLVNGGVAGPEEGGRAAGGVLTKPRRMVNQLRAQLPSLALDGLISTNGVLQRPYGNHNQDGRDPSPDRNDSDKSAYEDASAETPEQDRTFPGDGDLPHDSENKEKCPADGSQTRDPANPDACVLS
- the si:ch1073-456m8.1 gene encoding uncharacterized protein si:ch1073-456m8.1 isoform X1, whose translation is MHSAELDSSGSPRKRTVSRGMSEDESLRSIIKETESSSRRLPRSDSRTGTLRKRTDSQQSDQDLFMGLPDMLELQAGYDEAVQELRGLEVEREALLFQVDVLQDSLEGVEELLAEAQREAGQASLALEREREEKRKLESLVCSLMKEVERLREEATSHHKEEKDSLLCEPCSTKLVNGGVAGPEEGGRAAGGVLTKPRRMVNQLRAQLPSLALDGLISTNGVLQRPYGNHNQDGRDPSPDRNDSDKSAYEDASAETPEQDRTFPGDGDLPHDSENKEKCPADGSQTRDPANPDACVLS